From the Ralstonia wenshanensis genome, the window TTGCGGGCCTCCTGCTGGCGGCGCCGCCGGGTCTGCTCATCGCCTACCTCATCGCCATGCACCGTTTTATGGGGCGCCGTGCGCTGGTGGTGCTGGCGCAGGCGTCGCTGTCGTTTCCGACCGTGCTGATCGGGCTGTTGCTGTATCTGCTGCTTTCGCGGCAGGGGCCGCTGGGCGGCTTCGGGCTGCTGTTCACGCAGGGTGGGATGATCCTCGGGCAAGCGGTTCTTGGCCTGCCGGTGATCGTGGCGTTTGCGCTGGCGACGCTTGAGCGCGCGGATCCGCGTCTCGCGGAAACCGCACGTGTGCTGGGCGCCGGGCGCGTCCGTTTGCTATTGACGGTGTTTCGTGAATTGCGCTTCGGCCTGATGGCTGCGGTGGTGGCCGGCTTCGGGCGCGTCATCGCCGAAGTGGGCTCGGCGCTGATGGTCGGCGGCAACATCGAAGGCGTCACACGCACCATGACGACGGCGATTGCACTGGAAACCAGCAAGGGCGAATTCGCAGAGGGCATCGCGCTAGGCATCGTGCTGATCGTGCTGGCTTTGCTCGTCAACCTGGTGCTGGCGTGGCTGCAAGGGGCTGGCAACTATCGCAGGGAGCCGGCATGAGCGCGCCGTCGCAGCCCACGATGGTGTTTGAAGGCTTGCGCTGCCAGCACGGCGCGCGCGTTTTGTTCGAGATTCCGCGCCTGGCGCTGTCGGCCGGACACGCGATTGTCATCACGGGCGCAAACGGTGTCGGCAAGACAACGCTGCTGCGCATGCTGGCCGGGCTTGCACCCGCCAATGGAGCGACCGTCGATATGGGCCAGGGGCGGCAGGCGCTGTCGCCTTACCCGGCCGAACTGCGCAAGCGGCTGACCTACGTGCACCAGCATCCCTATCTGTTCCGCACCTCGGTACGCGCGAATCTTGCCTATGGGCTCACCACGGGCCCACATCGCGTGGCGCGTGCCGAGCTGGCTGAGCGTGTCGAGGATGCGCTCCGCTGGGCGGGTCTGCAGCACGTGGTGGATGTGCCGCCAGAACGACTGTCCGGCGGCGAAACCCAACGCCTCGCCTTGGCGCGTGCTCGCGCGCTGCAAACGGATGTGCTGCTGCTCGACGAGCCGACTTCGAACCTGGACGGCGCTGCGCGCGAGCAAGTCATTGCCCTTGTAGGGGAACTGGCAGCAGAAGGCCGCACGCTGCTGATGGTCTGCCACGACCGCGAACTGATCAACCTGCCCGGCGTGGCCCGCTGGAAACTAGAGCACGTCGAGGGCCAGGGGCGGCTCGAAATGCGCGGGCACCACGCCGCGTAGGGCATTACATACGGCGACGGCCTCGGCGCGGGCAACATCGGCGCGCGTGAGCAAACGCTCTTGCAACGGCCCATCCAGCCACGGTGAAGCGTCTTTCAACAGCACGGCACGCATCACTCCCGGCAAGACGCCCGCAGACAACGGTGGCGTCCACCACGCACCATCGAGCTTGACCAGCAACGTGCTGCGCCCGCCTTCGGCCAACGTGCCATCGGCGTTGAAGAACACG encodes:
- a CDS encoding ABC transporter ATP-binding protein, whose product is MSAPSQPTMVFEGLRCQHGARVLFEIPRLALSAGHAIVITGANGVGKTTLLRMLAGLAPANGATVDMGQGRQALSPYPAELRKRLTYVHQHPYLFRTSVRANLAYGLTTGPHRVARAELAERVEDALRWAGLQHVVDVPPERLSGGETQRLALARARALQTDVLLLDEPTSNLDGAAREQVIALVGELAAEGRTLLMVCHDRELINLPGVARWKLEHVEGQGRLEMRGHHAA
- a CDS encoding ABC transporter permease, encoding MEIWSATVDAFTLLASGDAALWLIVWVSLKVAIAGLLLAAPPGLLIAYLIAMHRFMGRRALVVLAQASLSFPTVLIGLLLYLLLSRQGPLGGFGLLFTQGGMILGQAVLGLPVIVAFALATLERADPRLAETARVLGAGRVRLLLTVFRELRFGLMAAVVAGFGRVIAEVGSALMVGGNIEGVTRTMTTAIALETSKGEFAEGIALGIVLIVLALLVNLVLAWLQGAGNYRREPA